One Terriglobales bacterium DNA segment encodes these proteins:
- a CDS encoding sigma 54-interacting transcriptional regulator, translating into MVSGSVAIPVPYDTSIRRYEALLRASAAVAVCRRDSRAVMERFARELQRFVRFDYVLITVIDEATGHVKWRVFQAFDDPGEVPTPQFPPDESPTGLAYESQQPVIIADWQEETRYPRLREMLEYYGIRSSVALPLSTMQRRLGTLAIGVSVPNAYSEDEVRFLTLVSDHLALAVDSALSAEESAKAQAALQRKKDLLQLTLDLTNRLVTSLDLRDLLREVSVSVRNVMKCDATGVALPNADGTQLHFYALDFPDGKGFLTSETPIDIDHSPLGVAFRTGQPQTKKKSDVNLEPGCDPHPALREGLNSCCFVPLISRGRALGVLALSRFTEEGFGAEEISFLRQIAGQIAIAVENALAYGQIAELKEKLAQEKLYLEDEIRGEIDFEGIVGQSSVLRNVLHLVDTVAGSDSTVLLLGETGTGKELIARAIHERSRRSERTFVKMNCAAIPTGLLESEIFGHERGAFTGAVTQKLGRLELADKGTLFLDEIGDIPLEIQPKLLRALQEREFERLGSTVTKKVDVRLVAATNRDLEKMIENREFRSDLYYRLNVFPIRIPPLRERPDDIPLLVRYFAQKYARRMEKQIDAIPASAMKELMAWHWPGNIRELENFVERAVILSRGSALNFPLKELRNGVGRTGPAASVPSDERQEMLRVLNEADWQVGGTKGAAARLGLKRTTFISRMKKLGITAPSQQVS; encoded by the coding sequence ATGGTCTCTGGTTCGGTTGCAATCCCAGTTCCTTACGATACGTCTATCCGCCGTTACGAGGCACTCCTGCGCGCGTCGGCTGCAGTCGCTGTGTGCCGCCGGGACTCGCGCGCGGTCATGGAACGGTTTGCCCGCGAGTTGCAAAGATTCGTCCGATTCGACTATGTCCTGATCACCGTAATCGACGAGGCGACCGGCCATGTGAAATGGCGTGTTTTTCAAGCCTTCGATGATCCCGGAGAGGTTCCGACTCCGCAATTTCCTCCGGACGAATCGCCCACCGGACTCGCGTATGAGAGCCAGCAGCCGGTGATCATCGCCGACTGGCAGGAGGAAACCCGTTATCCACGGCTGCGGGAAATGCTGGAGTATTACGGAATTCGGTCGTCGGTCGCACTGCCGCTCAGCACCATGCAGCGCCGCCTGGGAACATTAGCCATTGGTGTGTCGGTTCCCAACGCCTACTCTGAGGACGAGGTTCGATTTTTGACGCTGGTGTCCGACCACCTTGCGCTGGCGGTCGACAGTGCGTTGAGCGCAGAAGAGTCTGCCAAGGCACAGGCTGCATTGCAGCGCAAGAAAGATCTCCTGCAACTCACGTTGGACCTGACGAACAGGCTTGTCACGAGCCTCGATTTGCGCGATCTGCTGCGTGAGGTTTCCGTTAGTGTCCGTAATGTAATGAAGTGCGATGCTACTGGAGTCGCGCTTCCCAACGCGGACGGGACACAGCTTCATTTTTATGCGCTGGACTTTCCTGACGGGAAGGGGTTCCTCACCTCGGAGACCCCGATCGATATCGACCATTCGCCGCTTGGGGTGGCCTTTCGAACAGGGCAGCCCCAGACAAAAAAGAAGTCGGATGTGAACTTGGAGCCAGGGTGTGACCCACATCCGGCGTTGCGAGAAGGACTGAACTCCTGCTGTTTTGTGCCGCTTATCAGTCGCGGAAGGGCACTGGGGGTGTTGGCGCTGTCGCGGTTCACGGAAGAAGGTTTTGGGGCGGAGGAAATCAGTTTCCTGCGGCAGATTGCGGGCCAGATTGCAATCGCCGTCGAGAACGCGCTGGCGTACGGGCAGATTGCCGAGTTGAAGGAGAAACTCGCACAAGAGAAACTCTACCTTGAAGATGAAATCCGCGGGGAGATCGACTTCGAAGGTATCGTCGGCCAGAGTTCCGTGCTCAGAAATGTGCTGCATCTGGTGGATACCGTTGCAGGCAGCGATTCCACAGTCCTGCTGCTCGGAGAGACCGGCACAGGAAAAGAATTGATCGCACGCGCGATACACGAACGGAGCCGTCGCAGTGAGAGAACTTTTGTGAAGATGAACTGTGCGGCGATCCCGACCGGATTGCTGGAGAGCGAAATCTTCGGCCACGAGAGGGGAGCCTTCACGGGCGCCGTTACGCAGAAACTTGGGCGACTGGAACTGGCGGATAAGGGTACGCTGTTTTTGGATGAGATTGGCGATATTCCTCTCGAGATCCAGCCGAAGTTGTTGCGCGCATTGCAGGAACGCGAGTTTGAGCGCCTCGGAAGCACAGTCACGAAGAAAGTGGATGTGCGCCTGGTGGCGGCAACGAATCGCGACCTGGAAAAGATGATCGAAAACCGGGAGTTCCGCAGCGATCTCTATTACCGGTTGAATGTGTTTCCGATCCGCATTCCTCCGCTTCGGGAGCGACCGGACGATATTCCTCTGCTGGTAAGGTATTTCGCCCAGAAATACGCACGCCGGATGGAGAAACAGATCGATGCCATTCCTGCCTCAGCGATGAAGGAACTGATGGCATGGCACTGGCCAGGGAACATTCGCGAACTGGAGAATTTCGTCGAACGCGCGGTGATCCTATCCCGTGGGTCGGCATTGAATTTCCCATTGAAGGAACTCCGCAATGGAGTGGGACGAACCGGGCCTGCTGCTTCGGTTCCGTCCGATGAAAGGCAGGAAATGCTCCGCGTTCTTAACGAAGCCGATTGGCAGGTCGGTGGAACGAAGGGCGCCGCTGCACGTCTTGGCTTAAAACGGACCACTTTCATCTCGCGAATGAAAAAACTGGGTATCACTGCTCCGAGTCAACAGGTGTCGTAG
- a CDS encoding efflux RND transporter permease subunit — protein sequence MKFTDLFIKRPVLSVVVSLVILIAGLQSIRSLSVRQYPRSDIAVVKVTTVYVGANADLVRGFITTPLERVIASADGIDYMESSSAQGASTITVHLKLNYDTNAALTQIQAKVAQVRNDLPPEAEAPIIELETADQQFAAMYLGFSSADLDQNQITDYLTRVVQPKLSAINGVQRADILGNRTFAMRIWLKPDKMTALGISPSMVQDTLAKNNYLSALGRTKGSMVSVNLVANTDLRSPEEFRNMVVKEEKGTIVRLGDVADVVLGAENYDEDVRFNGETATFMGIWVLPTANSLEVIQKVREAVPELRSQLPAGMKLGIPYDSTAYIQDAIHEVLSTLSETLIIVIIVIFLFLGSVRSVLIPIVAIPISLVGAVFLMLVAGFTINLLTLLAIVLAVGLVVDDAIVVVENVERHLHHGKTPMRAAIDAARELVGPIIAMTITLAAVYTPVGVQGGLTGALFREFAFTLAGAVTVSGVVALTLSPMMSSRLLKAGDTDRGFAGWINRNFEKVRRGYERRLTGTLHYRPVVITVWAIVLLLAVPFYMFSMKELAPAEDQGVVFGVIQAAPNATLDQTKLFTQKVYDVYHSFPEAGSIFQITSPSGGFGGMVTKPWSERKRNTQELLVASTGPLSQIPGIRVIPLTPAPLPGGGDFPVDFVIASSAEPKELVDLANQLVQKAFASGMFIFADADLKFDQPQTEVVFDRDKVRSQGVDLSQAGRDLSALMGGNYVNRFSIQGRSYKVIPQAKRVERLTPDQLEQIYVSGSGGKLVPLSTFATLRTTTEPRELKKFQQLNAVRIQGVIPPNVSLDQALTFLETEAKKIMPNGFTVDYAGESRQLRVEGSKFLGTFLLSGILIYLVLAAQFESFRDPFIILAGSVPLAISGALMFSFLGFTTLNIYSQVGLITLVGLVSKNGILIVQFANELQEAGHEKLSAVIEAAGTRLRPILMTTAATVVGHFPLILATGPGAGARNSIGIMLVSGMIIGTVFTLFVVPSIYMVVARNRVHEVVQSDEEETALEVVA from the coding sequence ATGAAGTTTACGGATCTATTTATTAAGCGGCCTGTTCTTTCGGTTGTGGTGAGCCTGGTGATCTTGATTGCCGGCCTGCAATCGATCCGCTCACTGAGCGTCCGGCAGTATCCGCGTAGCGATATCGCAGTTGTGAAAGTGACCACAGTCTATGTGGGAGCGAACGCTGACCTGGTACGCGGATTCATTACGACTCCGTTGGAGCGCGTGATTGCCAGCGCCGACGGCATCGATTACATGGAGTCGTCGAGTGCCCAGGGTGCTAGCACGATCACGGTTCACCTGAAGCTGAACTACGACACGAATGCAGCGCTGACGCAGATCCAGGCGAAGGTAGCGCAAGTGCGCAACGACCTTCCGCCGGAAGCGGAGGCGCCAATCATCGAGTTGGAAACTGCCGACCAGCAGTTTGCAGCGATGTACCTTGGCTTCTCTTCGGCGGACCTGGATCAGAACCAGATCACCGACTATCTTACGCGTGTGGTTCAGCCGAAGTTGAGCGCCATCAATGGAGTTCAGCGAGCTGACATTCTGGGTAACCGGACCTTTGCGATGCGAATCTGGTTGAAGCCCGACAAGATGACAGCGCTGGGTATTTCTCCGTCGATGGTGCAGGACACCTTGGCGAAGAATAACTACCTGTCTGCATTGGGCCGCACCAAGGGTTCGATGGTGTCGGTGAACCTCGTCGCGAATACGGATCTCCGTTCGCCGGAAGAGTTCCGGAACATGGTCGTGAAGGAAGAGAAGGGCACGATCGTGCGGTTGGGCGATGTCGCGGATGTGGTGCTGGGCGCCGAGAACTATGACGAGGATGTCCGCTTCAACGGCGAGACCGCCACGTTTATGGGCATCTGGGTTTTGCCGACCGCGAACTCGCTGGAAGTAATTCAGAAGGTTCGCGAAGCAGTTCCAGAACTGCGGTCACAACTGCCCGCCGGGATGAAGCTCGGTATTCCCTATGACTCGACGGCTTACATCCAGGATGCGATCCACGAAGTGCTGAGCACGTTGTCGGAGACGCTGATCATCGTGATCATCGTGATCTTCCTGTTCCTGGGTTCGGTGCGGTCGGTGCTGATCCCAATTGTGGCGATTCCAATTTCGTTGGTCGGTGCGGTATTCCTCATGCTGGTTGCGGGATTCACCATCAACCTGCTGACGCTGCTGGCAATCGTTCTGGCCGTGGGATTGGTGGTGGACGACGCGATTGTCGTAGTCGAAAACGTCGAGCGTCACCTGCATCATGGCAAAACGCCAATGCGAGCCGCTATCGATGCGGCCCGCGAGCTGGTCGGTCCGATCATTGCGATGACGATTACGCTCGCTGCCGTTTACACGCCGGTGGGTGTGCAGGGCGGACTTACGGGTGCGTTGTTCCGGGAATTCGCGTTCACGCTGGCTGGTGCAGTAACGGTTTCAGGCGTCGTGGCGCTGACTCTGTCGCCGATGATGAGTTCGAGGCTGCTCAAAGCCGGTGATACGGACCGCGGTTTCGCAGGATGGATCAACCGGAACTTCGAGAAGGTTCGTCGCGGCTACGAGCGCAGGCTGACGGGAACGCTTCACTACCGTCCAGTGGTGATCACTGTCTGGGCCATCGTGCTGTTACTGGCAGTCCCGTTCTACATGTTCTCGATGAAGGAACTGGCTCCTGCGGAGGATCAGGGTGTTGTATTCGGAGTGATCCAAGCGGCGCCCAATGCCACGCTCGACCAGACGAAGCTGTTCACGCAGAAGGTGTATGACGTGTATCACTCATTTCCAGAGGCGGGCAGCATCTTCCAAATCACCTCACCAAGTGGCGGATTTGGCGGCATGGTGACGAAGCCCTGGAGCGAGCGCAAGAGAAACACGCAGGAACTACTGGTGGCTTCCACCGGGCCTCTGTCACAGATTCCCGGCATCCGCGTAATTCCACTTACGCCCGCACCGCTACCCGGTGGCGGCGATTTCCCGGTGGACTTCGTGATTGCCTCGTCGGCCGAACCGAAGGAACTTGTCGATCTAGCGAACCAACTCGTACAGAAGGCGTTCGCGAGCGGCATGTTCATCTTCGCCGATGCGGATCTGAAATTCGATCAGCCGCAGACGGAAGTTGTCTTCGATCGTGACAAGGTTCGCTCGCAGGGGGTCGATCTCAGCCAGGCGGGACGCGATCTCTCAGCACTGATGGGCGGCAATTACGTGAACCGTTTCAGTATTCAGGGACGGAGCTACAAGGTGATCCCTCAGGCTAAGAGAGTGGAGCGCCTGACGCCCGATCAGCTCGAGCAAATTTATGTCAGTGGCAGCGGTGGCAAGCTGGTGCCTCTGTCAACGTTCGCAACTCTGCGCACCACGACTGAGCCGCGTGAACTGAAAAAGTTCCAGCAGCTCAATGCGGTGAGGATTCAAGGCGTGATTCCGCCGAACGTGTCGCTGGATCAGGCGCTTACGTTCCTGGAGACGGAAGCAAAGAAGATCATGCCCAACGGCTTTACGGTGGATTATGCCGGTGAGTCGAGGCAGCTGCGCGTGGAAGGGAGCAAGTTCCTTGGAACGTTCCTCCTGTCTGGCATCCTGATTTACCTGGTGCTGGCGGCGCAATTCGAGAGCTTCCGCGATCCGTTCATCATTCTTGCTGGGTCAGTTCCACTGGCGATCTCGGGTGCGTTGATGTTCTCGTTCCTGGGATTCACCACGCTCAACATCTACAGCCAGGTTGGACTAATTACGCTGGTCGGCTTGGTATCAAAGAACGGCATCCTCATCGTGCAGTTCGCCAATGAACTGCAGGAGGCCGGACACGAAAAACTTAGTGCGGTCATAGAAGCGGCCGGAACGCGGTTGCGTCCGATTCTGATGACGACGGCTGCAACGGTGGTAGGCCATTTCCCGCTCATCCTGGCAACGGGACCGGGAGCAGGCGCTCGCAACAGCATCGGCATCATGTTGGTGAGCGGAATGATCATCGGTACGGTATTCACGCTGTTCGTGGTGCCTTCGATCTACATGGTCGTTGCGCGCAATCGTGTTCACGAGGTTGTGCAGAGCGATGAAGAAGAAACCGCCCTGGAGGTGGTTGCATGA
- a CDS encoding efflux transporter outer membrane subunit, which produces MIRKIAHLSSLVLVLVLLAGCTVGKRYQRPQVATPPEFRSAPAGASDAASLADEKWFQVFKDPQLQELVRKALVSNYDLREAVARVEAARAQLGITRADQLPTVYGSAGVTTQRFSRNGSFTVPQNADTTRTFGSVGLNLLSFELDVWGRLRMATEAARAQLLSTEETQKAVVTTLVADVATAYFQLLELDSELEIAKRTLASRENSLELIRSREKVGVASTLDVRQAEQLVQVAGEAIPEIEQNIAQTENLLRLLTGESPGPVKRTLALTQQEQPPSLPAGLPSDLLARRPDIRAAEQNLISSNALIGVARAAYFPQISLTGLLGFQSNQLSSLFTGANKTWQFTPQVAQPIFTGGRLRSNVKFAEAQQKLALVQYERTIQTAFREVSDSLIQYEKVRDVRGRQEALVGTLQDRSRLSYVRYRGGVDTLLNALDADRDLFDAELRLAQLRRNELVTIVQLYRALGGGWQ; this is translated from the coding sequence ATGATTCGGAAAATCGCTCATCTCAGCTCACTTGTTCTTGTCCTCGTGCTGCTTGCGGGCTGCACCGTCGGAAAGAGATACCAGCGTCCGCAGGTCGCTACACCGCCGGAGTTCCGTTCCGCTCCGGCGGGAGCAAGCGATGCTGCGTCGCTTGCGGACGAGAAGTGGTTCCAGGTTTTCAAGGATCCACAACTGCAGGAACTGGTTCGCAAGGCACTGGTAAGTAACTACGACCTCCGCGAGGCCGTGGCTCGCGTGGAAGCTGCGCGAGCGCAACTCGGCATCACCCGGGCCGATCAATTGCCGACGGTGTACGGCAGTGCCGGCGTGACAACCCAGCGGTTTTCACGAAATGGCTCGTTCACGGTTCCACAGAACGCAGACACAACACGGACTTTTGGATCCGTGGGACTGAACTTACTGTCGTTCGAATTGGACGTCTGGGGCCGTCTGCGGATGGCCACAGAAGCAGCGAGAGCACAGTTGCTCTCCACGGAAGAGACACAAAAGGCCGTGGTGACGACGCTTGTTGCGGATGTCGCTACTGCGTACTTCCAATTGCTGGAACTGGATTCGGAATTGGAAATCGCGAAGCGTACGCTGGCAAGCCGCGAGAACTCGCTGGAACTTATCAGGAGTCGCGAGAAAGTGGGTGTGGCTTCTACTCTCGACGTTCGCCAGGCTGAGCAACTGGTGCAGGTTGCAGGCGAGGCCATTCCGGAGATAGAGCAGAACATCGCCCAGACGGAAAACCTGCTACGCCTGCTGACGGGTGAAAGTCCCGGCCCTGTAAAGCGAACGCTGGCACTGACCCAACAGGAACAACCACCATCTCTGCCGGCGGGATTGCCGTCAGACCTACTTGCGCGCAGGCCCGACATCCGTGCAGCGGAGCAAAACCTGATTTCCTCCAACGCGCTGATCGGCGTAGCCCGTGCTGCGTATTTTCCGCAGATCAGCCTGACGGGTTTGCTCGGATTCCAGAGCAATCAACTTTCGAGCCTGTTTACCGGGGCGAATAAGACCTGGCAGTTCACTCCGCAGGTGGCGCAGCCAATCTTTACGGGAGGACGCCTACGCTCCAACGTGAAGTTCGCGGAAGCCCAGCAGAAGTTGGCGCTCGTGCAGTATGAGCGGACGATCCAAACGGCATTCCGCGAGGTGTCGGATTCGCTGATCCAGTACGAGAAGGTTCGTGACGTGCGCGGTCGTCAGGAAGCGCTGGTCGGAACGTTGCAGGATAGGTCGCGGTTGTCGTATGTGCGGTATCGCGGTGGCGTGGACACGCTGCTGAATGCGTTGGATGCCGACCGTGATCTGTTCGACGCGGAACTCCGGCTGGCACAGTTGCGCCGCAACGAGCTGGTCACTATCGTCCAGTTGTATCGGGCACTTGGCGGAGGCTGGCAGTAA
- a CDS encoding efflux RND transporter periplasmic adaptor subunit, with protein sequence MAKKIFLTLGIALIVIGGLAFAKFQQVQAAMKQMSFTPPPTAVTTIVVKNDNWSSSMKSVGTVVPVQGVTVSADLPGIVDKITFQSGKVVQAGDVLVQLDTRQERAQLAAAEAQRDLARLNYNRMKTLVEQGAIARADYDQAEAEKSSTEAKVGEIRATIERKTVRAPFSGALGIRQVNLGQYLSPGSPIVPLQSLNPIYVNFGVPQQNALSVKVGQTVHLTASDIPGLKLQGRVSAIDSVIDEATRNVNVQVTVSNPKGTLRPGMFVEAELQTGAAQSIMTVPASAINYAPFGDSIFVISDLKDPNGKQYRGVKQQFVKVGPARGDQVAVLSGIKPGEEIVTSGTFRLRNGAPITVNNSVQPSNSPDPKPEDN encoded by the coding sequence ATGGCAAAGAAGATATTTCTAACGTTAGGTATCGCTCTCATTGTTATAGGGGGCTTGGCATTCGCGAAATTTCAGCAGGTGCAGGCGGCCATGAAGCAGATGAGCTTCACGCCGCCACCAACCGCTGTGACCACGATCGTGGTGAAGAACGACAACTGGTCGTCGTCGATGAAGTCGGTCGGCACGGTCGTGCCAGTACAAGGTGTGACGGTGAGTGCTGACCTGCCCGGCATCGTGGACAAGATCACCTTTCAGTCCGGAAAAGTAGTGCAGGCCGGCGATGTCCTGGTGCAACTCGATACTCGCCAGGAACGCGCGCAACTTGCGGCGGCCGAAGCGCAGCGCGATCTTGCGCGGTTGAACTACAACCGTATGAAGACGCTGGTCGAGCAAGGAGCAATCGCCCGCGCTGACTATGACCAGGCGGAAGCAGAGAAGAGTTCGACCGAAGCCAAAGTCGGCGAGATCCGCGCGACGATTGAACGCAAAACCGTGCGTGCTCCGTTCAGCGGAGCGCTCGGCATCCGACAGGTAAACCTCGGACAGTATCTGTCTCCGGGAAGCCCGATTGTGCCACTTCAGTCACTCAACCCGATTTACGTGAACTTTGGCGTGCCCCAACAGAATGCCTTGAGCGTGAAAGTAGGCCAAACGGTGCATCTGACGGCGAGCGACATACCGGGACTGAAGCTTCAAGGGCGGGTAAGCGCGATTGATTCCGTCATCGATGAAGCCACGCGAAACGTCAATGTTCAGGTCACGGTTTCGAACCCGAAGGGTACTCTGCGACCGGGCATGTTCGTCGAGGCGGAATTGCAGACGGGCGCTGCGCAGTCGATCATGACGGTTCCGGCGTCGGCAATCAATTATGCGCCATTCGGAGATTCAATCTTCGTTATCTCGGACCTGAAAGACCCGAACGGGAAGCAGTATCGCGGAGTGAAGCAACAATTCGTGAAGGTTGGCCCTGCGCGTGGTGATCAAGTAGCAGTTCTATCCGGCATCAAGCCAGGAGAAGAGATCGTCACCTCGGGCACGTTCCGCCTCCGCAATGGCGCACCGATCACGGTCAACAACTCGGTTCAACCTTCGAACAGTCCGGACCCTAAGCCGGAAGACAACTGA